CACTCGTTCAGCCGGGCGAGGGTgggctccctgggggtggggaggggagatcCGGGTTCAGCGCCACTTGCAgaatcgggggtgggggggacacggGCAGGGAGACGCAGAGGAGATGAGCCAGTGATATTGTCACTGAAGGACCCAAATCCCTAGGTTCTCTTGGGACCACTGGGGTTTTAGCTGGACTGTCCACCCAGGGCCCAAGGCCACACCCCTGCCGGCTGTCCGCAGAGCAGAGGGCACCATGAGTCATGGCCAGGCGGGGCGGGTGGAACTCTGGAGCTTGGACCCAGGGCTGGTTAGTTACAGAGAGGAGGACCCGGGTTCCGTGTGTCGCTGTGCTCCCTGGGGTGGCTGCCATGGGTGGAGGCTGGCTCTCTGCCGGCGAGCCCTCCCGTGAAAACCAAAGTCGGCACCACGGGTGTGGGCGACCGAGTGAATCGGGGGCAGCCCTGCATTCGCGACGGCTTTTTGGGTGCGCCTGACATCAGGAGAGCCCCTTTGGGGACCGAGGGTCGTGCTCGGGGCCTGTCTAAAAGGGAGCTGCTGGAGAGCACACGGAGACCTTCAGGGGACAGTTGGGGCAGGAAGCCAAGGGACCCCCTTGATTTCGGCCCCCCGTTCCCCTGCGGGGCAGAGAGAATCCGCAGCGAGGCCTGCGTGAGGCTGAAATGTAAAGCCTGAAGTTTCGAATCCGTGAAGTCCACACTTTGTGTGGGCAGGTGAGGAAATGCTTTCTTTCTACCGTGATGGAAGTGTGGGTCTGTGCACTTCAGCGGGCGTGCGTCCTACCCCCCACGTCCCTCTAAGAccagggtgccccccccccccccgggtgtgGGCCAGGACGGGCCACACTCTGGCCTGCCCGGCGGGCTCCCTCGGGCGGGTGGGCCCCGGGACCCGGACGCAGCTGGGAGACGTCACTGTCAAGTCCGCTGGGCTGGCGCACCCCAGAACGCTTGTCAGCCGGTGGCATAAACACCATCCGTTACAGTAAAGCAGCCTCGCCATAAAACGGCGGTGGTCACGGGGTCTTGAGACGAGCCAGAGGCCGCGTGGCAGCGGACAGCTTATCCAGCGTCATTCCTTCACGACCGCCGGGCAGGGCTGGTCCCAGGAGAAAGGGTCAGCTGGAGCGGGCCGGCCTGGTCTTCCCACCCCACCGTGCTGCCCCCTGAGGCGCCTGAGGCCAGGCGCCCGCCCCTCCTGGCCCCGGGCAGAGGGAGTGGACAGCAGCCTTGGTTCTCCTTGGAAGTCAGGGACGCCTTCCCAGACGTGCCCCCACCAGCATCCCTCATGTTTCATTGGTCGGGATGCTGTCACACAGGCCAGTGTCTTCACCGGTCACCTGGCAAGGTGACCAGCAGCATGGCCTGATTCGTCCCCCAGGCCTCAGACAGGCCGGTGTCCCCCGAGGTCACGGCGGTTTTGCAGGAGCACAGACAAGAGAGGGTCCCGTCCTCAAGGAGGAAGGGGGCGGAGGGTGGCCTGGAAAAGCACATGCCTCGCACTCCGTGGCCGTGTGCAGGGCGGCGCAGGGCGGGCCTGCCCCTCGCTGGACCGACCGCCCTCGGGGCCCACCCGTGGCAGAGGCCTTGGGGCCGCGTGTCCCAGACGGAGGAacagggcccagagcaggcacAGCGGCTCCCTCAGGTCCCGCCGCCCACAGACGGCAGGTCACACCCCTTGAGGGGGAAGCCCTCTTGGTTGCCCACCTTCCCCCTGGGTGGGCTGTCTGGGCGGAGGGGCGCCCCTCCTGGTTGTGTTTCCCTGGGCCGACGCCCCCCTCTGTCCTGCTCCAGCTACTACGCCGTCCTGTACCCCATGGTGTACCCCACGAAGATCACGGGGAACCGCGCCGTCCTGGCGCTCGTGTACATCTGGCTTCACTCGCTGGTCGGCTGCCTGCCGCCCCTGTTCGGCTGGTCGTCGGTGGAGTTTGACGAGTTCAAGTGGATGTGCGTGGCCGCCTGGCACCGGGAGCCGGGCTACACGGCCTTCTGGCAGATCTGGTGCGCCCTGTTCCCCTTCCTGGTCATGCTCGTGTGCTACGGCTTCATCTTCCGCGTGGCCAGGGTCAAGGCCCGCAAGGTGCACTGCGGCGCCGTGGTGGTGGCGGAGGGCGACGCCCAGCGGCCCGGGCGGAAGAACTCCAgcacctccacctcctcctcgGGCAGCCGCCGGACCGCCCTCCAGGGCGTCGTGTACTCGGCCAACCAGTGCAAAGCCCTTGTCACCATCCTGGTGGTCATCGGGGCCTTCATGGCCACCTGGGGCCCCTACCTGGGCGTCATCACCTCGGAGGCCCTGTGCGGGGAGCACTGCGTCTCCCCGAGCCTGGAGACCTGGGCCACGTGGCTGAGCTTCACCAGCGCCGTCTGCCACCCGCTCATCTACGGGCTCTGGAACAAGACCGTGCGCAAGGAGCTGCTGGGCCTGTGCTTCGGGGACCGCTACTACCGGGAGCCCTTCGTCCAGCGGCAGAGGACGTCCCGGCTGTTCAGCATCTCCAACAGGATCACAGGTAGCGTGGGCGCccgtcggggggtgggggggagggacgcccccccccccccacggccaGGGGTAGCCCTCGGTCCCCTCGGCCGTGTGTGCAGGGTGAGGGCGGTGGTCTCACACCGACTGCGGCCTCCAGGCGCAGCACATGGGTTCCCTTTGGGGGTGCCCTGGAGGGGTCCCCCATGGTTCCCATGGCTTCCCCGAGCGGCTGGAGGCAGGGGATGCCAGCGCCCAGACGTCGGTTTTCTCTGGCCCCGTCCGTGGCCGGCTCCAGGCCCTAGTCCCTTCCGTCTGGGAGAACAGAACCCAGGCATCGGACCAGCCGCCTTTGCCGGCCAGCCCTGTCCCCCTGACGTTCTCAGAGcagagccccccaccctgcccccacctcagggCTCACCCCTGCACATGCTCGTCCTTGGGCCCTTCGTCCCGGGTCACTGGTGTCCTTGATTGTCCCTCGTAACTCAGGACACGTCAGAGCCAAGCTTCAGCCTTCCCCCACTGCCCCATGTGGAAATGTCACCGCCGTGTGCACCTGTGACACTCCCCTCCCTCGCGGTCCGCCCGGCGTCCACTGGAGCACGCCTCTCGTGCTCTGAGCGTCTTAGACAATGGACGTCGGTTTTCCTGCCGATTGGGAGGCTGGGAGTCAAAGATCCGCGTGCTGGGCAGGAGGGTGCTGGCCAGCGTCTCTCCCTGCCCGTccccttgctgtgtcctcacgtgggggcggggatgggacAGAGCGAGCTCCCTGCCATCTTCGTACGAGAACCCGCCCTCCTGACCTCCTCCGCTCCCCTCCCACAGTCCCCAGCTCCAGATGCCGCCGCACGGGTGGTTGGGGTGGGAGGCACACGGGGTCCGCACAGTTGAGTCAGGTCTGCCAGGCTTCCCCATGGCCGGGTCACGGTTGCTCCGGTCACTGTTGCTCCGGTTGCAGGTACTCAGGGCGACAGAGCAGCCGCTTCTAGGCTGTTCTGGAACATCCCGTTTCTCTTTCAGCCGCCACCCGCTGTTCGTGGCGCGCACGCCGGGTCTTGCCGCGGGGGGTTACTGCCGTGGGGACCCAGGGGAGCAGCAGCGGGGTTCCCAGGGTCACGTCAGAGGGGGCCATCACCTGCACGCGCTGTCGGGAGAGCCGTGTTAAGGGCGCTTATCGGAGAGTTCCGGGAGGAGCCCGTTCGGCCGCAGGTCTCCCCTCGGGCCCTCGAGCTGACGTTTCCTCTTCGGGAAAGAGAGGGCGGCCCCTCCCCTCTCAGGAGAGTGCAGAGCAGGAGTAACCCTGACCGTCACCCGCGCTCAGGGAGAGTGAGGGGACACGGGTAGACGGAACACAAAGACACGCCTGCTTTTCGGGCCAGGAGCGCCCTCCCACGCCAGCGGCCGGGCTCACCCTGGAGCGGTCCGTGAGGCTTTGGGGCGGGCGGAGAGCCCACCACCTGCGGCTGGGTTGGCAAGGTCACGGCAGCGGGCGGTCTCCGACTCACTGAGCGGAAAGCCGGCTTGTGGGCTGATGTGGGGTTGGAGAGTGTGTGGGGGGAAGCGGCTGGCCTTCTGCAGGAATGGGGGCCCTGCTGTCTCTTCCCTGGGGGTTCTCAGGACGGGGGACAGCAGCATGCAGCCCCCACCAGCTGTGCAGCCTGGCCTCCACTCCCCCCTCCGGTCCCTCTGGCCCAGCCAAAGTGGGGCAGACCCTGGTCTAGCGCCCTCTGTAGGCATGGCTTAGAAGTGCAGGAGACTCCTCCACCCCTGTCCCAAGCCTGCCCtgggccaccccacccccccaaccctggAGAGTGCACACCCTCTGGTGGTCGTCCAGGGCCCGGAAGGGCGGTAAGATCCATTCCAAAGCCAGCAAGAAAGGACCGGGAGGCCCTGCCTTGCCTTTGAGCCTCTCCACCTGCATGGGCACCTGCAAAGCCGTGGCCCAAGGAATCAGGACATGGAGGGACCGTCTTTCCAGACGGGGCCTGGGCGCCGAGGCAGAGGGGAATTCCAGAAACGCCTGGAGCTCCCCCGCTGACCCCAGGAGGCCAGGAGTCTTACACACACACTGTCCTGTTCGGTTCGGACGCAGGTTTCAGCCACAATCAGGGGATTTGGGTTTCCTCGTTCCGTCAGCCCCCAGAGAAGTGCTGAAGGTTAGGTTTCCCCGGGGTGCCAGCTGTCCCCGGGCCACCGAAGTCCCTCCGGCTTGTGCGGTCTGGTCAGCAGACTCCCATGggcccccctggggacctggaaCGTGGCCCAGACACCGGGGGAGGGCAGCCTCTGTGAAAGCCGCTCGCCTGACGTTGGAAGCTCCCAGAACGGGGTGGAGCCTTTGTCCCCGGGGGCAGGGACCCTGACTCGCATTTACTTGGGGCCGTGCTGTGCCCCTGGGCCAGCTgtgaggggcctggggctggggcctttGGACTTTCCCGCCTTGCTCcccccagtcccttccctggggccccgggAGGTCGCCCGCCCTGGATGGAATGAGGCCCCTAATCTTCTAGCCTCCAGCGCTCCTGGGGACCCTTCTAGCCGCCCCAGGCTCGGATCCCTGCGGCCGGGCCTGGCCTGTTGCTTtgtgccttaaaaaaagaaaccaaaacccTTTGTACCAGGGGTTGGATAGGTTATCTCGGGTGAAAAGCCGCAGGGTGGCTGCGCCCACTCCAGCGGTAAGTGACGGCAGACACGGAGCGGCGAGGCCACCTGGCCGTGTGGTCTGGGACCGCCCGGCCGAGCCACACTGGGCTGGCCGCCACGCTCCCTCCCGCTGGTGCAGACCCGGCCTCAGAGTCGGTGTCCAAACCCACTGCGGCCTCAGCCCGCCCAGCTGGCGGGGCATGGTCCCCGCCGGCTCCTTCCCGGGCCAGGCTCCCTGCTGGGACACCGGCCATTCTGGGCCCAAGCCCCTGGAGGGGTGGTCATGCGGGGTCTTCTCCCGTCCCAGCCGACCACACCCACAACCCCGGGCAAGAGGGCGGTTCCCAAGCGTCGTGAAGGGGAAGGTGTCGAGGGGCCCGCCCTTCCCTCCGCCACTGTGGTGGCCCCCCCTCCTTGGCtccaggggacaggggagagggtAGGGCCGTCACTGGTCCCTCGGGAACATCGGTGTGAAAGTACAGGCCAGTGTGCCCCCCCCCAACCCGTGAGTGCTCCGCGGGGTCAGCTGCCGGGACACAGGTCCCCCTCGGGAGAGGGCACTCAGACTTCCGATCCCAGACTCCTCCTTCCAGGGGCGCCCTTGGGGTCCCCCCTCGCTCTGCACGGCCTCTCCGGCTCACTGTTCTCTCAGCGTCCCGCGGACGCCCCGCACAGACCCCTCTGAGGTCcgttttcttttcctccttttctattcCTCTGTCTTTCAAGCCGGCGCCTTTCCTCACGCGCCTGGTGGTCTGGGCTGTCCCTTTGTCCTACATAACGAGGCCCCGGGCAGGCGGCCCGTTGGCTGGAGGGTGTCCAGCTTCAGCGTCCACGGGGACTGGGTCCCCTGTCCCCGAGGCCAGGCCTCCTGTTcccttccctccactctccccccGACACAAGGGACCCGCTGCTCCCTACGAAGACTTGCTGTCCAGCCCCATCTGCCCCCATAGACTGCGGCCCCTCCTGCCTGAGCTTTGGGGCCCAGGGCGAGGACCGGCCTCCCCAGACCCCCACCGCCCTGccagctctcccccacccccccaccaccgcGCCCTTCTCTCCCACTCGGGGGTCAAACCTCCTGTAAGACGCTCCCTGTTGGCACTCGAGCGGGATTCAGGAGGTCCCCGCGGCCACCCACGTTCCACGGGGAACTGGGGATTCGCCCGGGACCGTTCACCTGTTGTCTCTCCAGCCGGCCTCGCTGGTGTGGCGTTGTCATGGGACAGCCCCCCCCGGGGGGCCCATCCACTGTGTCACAGACGTCCACCGCGTCACAATGCAGACTGCCCTGGGCCCGGGGCGGGAGCACAGCAGTGGGGAAGGCGGCCGCCGGGGGCGCCCTGCCCGTCGATGGGTTGAGCGCGCTTccggcagggagggcaggggacaggggcgCGAGGTGAGGCCGATGGGAGGGCCCGGCCCCGTGGGGTGGCCGCGTGGCGAGTCCGGTCAGCGCTGACTTTGCCTTTCAGACCTGGGCCTGTCCCCACACCTCACGGCACTGATGGCCGGCGGCCAGCCCCTGGGGAACAGCAGCAGCACGGGAGACACCGGCTTCAGCTGCTCTCAGGACTCAGGTGAGCCTTGGGCAGGTGCGTCTGCCCCGTCCGGTGTCCCCGGCGCGGGGGCAGGCGCAGGTGGCGGGCCCCTGCCGTGCCGCGTGGAAGGAGCGTGGGGGCTGGAGTTGGGAGGGCCCCGGCGttccttctgtgcctcagtttcctcccagccctcagtttcctcccagccctcaccctgagCTCCACCCTGCCAAGGGACAGCAGCCCaaaaagcaccagggacataccgggaggaactgaactgtctggcttcagggtgagGGCCGGAGGGGCGGCTCTCCCTgggacagaagtgctggcagctGCCATTGCTCCACTGTGGGGCCCCCTCCCCGCACCCAGCCTACAGGCACGGGCACCGAGTCGGCGTCTCCATCCACCTGGCCGGCACCTCTTACCCCACCCGGGCGACTCCCGGAggcccccatcccccaccatcATGTGCACCAGCTGAACCTCCTTCAGTGGCCAGCCTCTGCCCATGCTACAGGCTTGTCTAAAATCTCCCCAAGGTCCACAACCCCCCGCCCAAAGCAGCATCTGGCCTGCATGTGGCCTGTACCTCTCTCTTGCTAaacagcccccagcccagcaggcGTGGCCGCCAGCCTCAGGTCACAGCAGAGCCGCCCCTGGTGCCTCCACTCCAGCACAGGCAACGTCCCACTGCAGACCATTGCGCGGCTCCTGCCAGGTGGCCCCAGAGTGAGCCACCtgtgccccaggccaggcccaggcacAGGCAgcccctgaccttggcctgctCTGAAGTCCTCCCTCCCAAGAAGAGGCGCCaaagccagcacacccagtggtcGGCTtctgaccacaccagagcaccccTAGGCGGCTCCACAGACAGCACACCCAGCGGGTGGActcagctggggcctggggcccactCCAGTGAGGAGTCCCGCTCATGGGGTCCGCTCTGCACACCATGCTGCTCATCCACTGTGGTCACGGCCAACCAGCCTGAGGACCCCACCACCCACCGACTGCCTGCAGCAGTCAGGCTCAACTGCCACAGGAGGgcgcacacagcacacacacggGACACCCACGGAGCACCTGGCTCTGGTGACCAGGGCGCTGCACCACTGGGCCTCACAGGACACCTCCTAAATTAGGGCCCCTGTGAAGACCGGGAGAGGAAGccgctctacctaatacatagaaacaagcgcAGGGAGTCAGCCAGAACGGGGAGACGAATAATTATGtcccacatgaaagaacaagaggaaaCTTCGGAGGAGGAACCAGGTGAAATGGAGGCCACTGATCCGGCAGGTGCAGAGGCCGAGACGCTGGATGTAAAGATGCTCAGAAACTTAGGGAGAGGACAGGCGGACTCGGCGGGAACCTGCCCGGAGACAGAGACCACACAAAGGAGCCGGTCGGAGACGAAGAACACGGTCTCCGAAATGAAGAGTGCACCTGAGGGAGTCAGCAGGGGACGCGATGAAGCAGAGGGTCGGATCAGTGCTTTAGAAGGTAGGCAGTGGAAAGCACCTACTCAGAGCAGCGGAAAGCACCTACTCAGAGCAGCGGAAAGGAAAAGGAGCTTGAACAGGCGAGGACAGTggaaggggcctctgggacaccACCAGGTGTCACGGCATTTGCATCACAGGTGTGCTGGAAGCAGAGGTCAGGGGCCGGAATCTGTCTGATGACGTGAGGACTGGAAAGGCTCCCAGCCTCGTGCGGCAGACAGACATGCCAGGACGAGctgagagtcccagacaagatgcaGCCACAGAGACCCACCCgggacacatcatagttaaaatggccaagGCTGAAAACAAGGAATCGtgaaagcagtgagagaaaagcagtcagttacctCCAAGGGAGCTCCCTGAACACCTCCAGCTGGTTTCTCAGCGGAAACGTTTCCGGCCAGAGGGACTGGTGTGAGAAATActcacagtgatgaaaagcagggacctaccaCCAAGGCTGCTCCACCCAGCGAAGCTGTcgtttggaatggaagggcagataaagaccttcccagacaagaaaaggctaaaggatttatttcatcaccatcaaaccaaTATTAaaagacatgttaaagggacccctctaagcaaaaaaagaaaaaaacatatctaaaatatgaataataagccctggctggtgtggctcagtggattgaacactggtctgcgaaccaaaaggtttgattccccgtcagggcacacacctgcatttcaggccaggtcccagtagggggcgcatgagagacaactaaatattgatgtttctctccctctcttgctccctcccttcccctctctctaaaaatagatgaaaatttaaaaaaataaaatatgaataataaactGGCAATAATTACATTagttatcaataattactttaaatgtaaatggattacacCACATACAGTAACAAAcgcaaaatggattaaagtctttttttttaggataaattttttttatttattcacttttagagagagagagagagaaacatcaatgtgtggttgctgggggccgtggcctgcaacccaagcatgtgccctgactgggaattgaacctgtgacactttggttcgcagcccacgctcaatccactgagctacgccagccagggcggattaaAGTCTCAATGTAAGGCCTGAAACcaaaaaactcctagaagaaaaaaaaaataggcagcaAATGCTGTGATATGCGCATAATAATATTTTCTGGATCTATCTCCtcgagcaagggaaacaaaagaaaaagtaaacaaacggGACTATGTTAAACTAAGAAGTgcttgcacagcaaagggaactattcacacaatgaaaagacaaccgGGCAcatggaagaagatattcaccCCTAATACACATGGCGGAGGGTTACTATGCAAAGTATGTGAGGAACTTATATAACCAAAAacaccccccacaaaaaaaatttaattgaaaaatgggcagaggacctgagtaGACGCTTCTCCGAAGAGGAGCTGCGGCTGGCCCACAGACACGCGAAAAGACGTTCGGCATCACTAATCAGTGGGATGCAAACCAAACCACGAGGAGCTAACCCCccgcacctgtcagaatggccgtcagtaaaccaacaaacaacaagtgctggtgaggacgtggaggaaagggaaggctTGTGCACGTTGGTGGGGCTATAAGTTGGTGCAGCCGCCGTGGAAAACCAGTGTGGAGAGTTCTCGGAAGTTAAAGGTGGAGCCGCCGtatgacccagcgatcccacttctgggtatgtctCCAAAACACACGCAGACAAACGCCAAAACAGAAACACTGACTGGACAAGATACCTGCACCCCCATGCTCCCTGCGGCGGCGTGTACGACGGCCAGGGCGTGGAAGCAGCTCGAGTGCCCCCCCACGGCCGATCGGGGAAACGTGTGGTACGTCTGTGCCACGCATGtgactcagccacaaaaaagagtgaaatcGTACTGTTTGCAACGACACGCACGGACCCGGAGGgcgttatgctaagtggaataggGTCAGACAGAGGAGGACACGTACCATTGGATTCCGTctgtgtgtggaatctaaaacaccgcacacacacacacacacacacacacagactcacgcAGACGGAGGTCACACTGGAGGCCGCCGGACGGGGcacggggctgggctgggtgaaAACAGGGAAGGGATTGAGCAGCACAAACCGGCGGTTACCATCGAGGGGCCGCGGCGGGCAGCGTGGGGAGTACAGTCGGTAATGTTGTAACAGCCGTGCGATGTCAGGTGGGCACCAGACTTACCGGGGGACCACTCCGTGAGGTCCACATGCGTGTAACCACGATGCTGTACACGACAAACTGATACAttttattgaatgtcaactgtaatggaaaaaaatgtttagtgtTTACTCAGTGCCACGCATTTTCACCACCATGACAGAAATTTAAACTGTAAGAGGAATCCCTCAAAACGCACAGCTCTTTCTCTGGGCCCCCTCCTCCAcgcagccctcctcccctcccccggtcCAGGTCTGGCCCACCGGACACTCCGCGGATGCCCTTGGTGGCTCAGAGCCCACCCCTCTGCGTGCCTAACAACACGGCCGCCTCTTTGCGTGTCTGAAGCAGCCCCGACGCTGGCTGCACCCTCCTCGGAGGACGACGACACAGTGTTGGTTTCCCGGGCACCTGCTGCGGGCAGCTCGGTGCACTTGGCCGTGGGCGGGCACCCGTGGGAGAGCGCGGTCCCGGGTGGGTGCGAGGACACGGCCGCTGGCCCTCCGTGCCCACGCCGACCTTGGCTCCAGGGACGGACGTGATGCTGCTGGAGGACTGCGTGTCTGAGGACCAGCCCCCCGCCCACTGCTCGTGCCCCCCCAAGAGGAGGAGCTCCGTGACCTTCGAGGACGAAGTGGAGCAGATCAAAGGTCAgtctgggtggggggaagggaagggtctCAGCCCGATCCCTGGCTGCTCCCCGTCCGGCCCCAGCACACCAGGGCCGCGCCTCCGCCCACCCGCAGGGTCTTCCTCCCTCGAGTCCTCGGCCTCCCAGCCGACCGACCAGGCAGCCGCCAGACGGGGCGGGCCGGGGCCTCCGGACTCCACGCAGGCACACGTGTCCTCAGACCGGCTCCATCCGCCCCAGAGTGAGTGGCAGGGCGGGGACAGGCCACGCCCCTCCCGTCTTCTTGTCGGGGTGGTCGTCTGACCCTTGTCCTGGGcgtgaggcgggggtggggggcccacccGAGCCTTCAGTTACTTCCGACCCTGAGGCCGTCCGGGACCTTGGGGGCCTGAGCCGTTGCTGAGTGGACAGAGAGCCCCGGGGCCTGAGGCAGTTTGTGGCCGGGGCAGGGAGCCCGAGCACCAGAGAACTCCCCCCAAGACGCAGCGTTTGGGTGTCGTCGGTAGCGGGTGTCTCCTGCCCTTCGCCGTGAGCCAGACCTGGGCCCCTTGGGGGGAACGGTCTGATGGTCACGGGgaacctgggcagggaggggtgtgcGCTGGGGCCACCTCCCAGCGGAGAAACTGAGGCCGGGTGCAGTCCCGCTGAGATCTCGCGGGCAGTGAGGAGGGCAGTCAAGGATGCTGGCCGAGGAGCTCGGACTCCCAAGCCCTCGCCCCTCCGCTGGGCCCGCCTCCCCTCCTGGGCAGGGAGGCGGCAGCGGGCTGGTCCCAGGGCGGGCACGCACATGCCGCCGGTCCCCCGCTcaccctctcccctgctcctccctaGAAGCCGCCCGGAACCCCGTCCTCCACGTGAAAGCCGACGTGCACAAGTCCCTGGACAGCTACGCAGACAGCCTGGCCAAAGCCATAGAGGCCGAAGCCAAGGTCAACCTGTTCGGAGAGGAGGCTCTGCCCGGGGTCTTGCTGGTGGCCAGGACTGTCCCCGGGGCCGGCTTCGGGGGCCGCCAGGGCAGCCGAGTGCCCGTGAGTCAGCGGCACCAGCTGCAGAGCATCGAGGAAGGGAACATTCTCACCTCGAAACAGAAGTGAGGGCCTTGAGGTGGCCTGTCCCCCGAGACGGACGCCCGTGGCCGACCCACCGAGCCGGGGCCCGGGAGCACAGGCAGGCGCCTGAAAACAGGAGAACGGTGTCCATGGCCAGAGACTTTGGGGTCAGTGGGAGCCCCCACGTGAGCTTCCTGCAGACCCCATGATGGGaccaaaagcagcaaaagcaCAAGGAAAAGCAGACGGAGGTGTGGCCGTGCCTTTCTGGGCGGTGGGGCGTGGAGGGGGGCTGGAGAccgggctgggagtggggaggaagcaCCAGGTGGGTCCTGTTCTCTCGGTCTCGGCCTGCATCCGGACGCCCACGCACTGACCCGGGGACAGAAGCTCGGGAGGCGGGCCCTTCCCAGGGCACCCGGGCTTCTGCGGGGTCCCTAGAGGAGAACCCAGCCGGAGAGACCCCCGCGTCCAGTTCCCACACCTCAGCGCTGGTTGTGA
This portion of the Phyllostomus discolor isolate MPI-MPIP mPhyDis1 chromosome 14, mPhyDis1.pri.v3, whole genome shotgun sequence genome encodes:
- the GPR161 gene encoding G-protein coupled receptor 161 isoform X1, which gives rise to MSLNSSLGHRKELSNLTEAVAAGGGGIVVAEFIAIVAITIFVCLGNLVVVVTLYKKSYLLTLSNKFVFSLTLSNFLLSLLVLPFVVTSSVRRRWVFGVVWCNFSALLYLLISSASMLTLGVIAIDRYYAVLYPMVYPTKITGNRAVLALVYIWLHSLVGCLPPLFGWSSVEFDEFKWMCVAAWHREPGYTAFWQIWCALFPFLVMLVCYGFIFRVARVKARKVHCGAVVVAEGDAQRPGRKNSSTSTSSSGSRRTALQGVVYSANQCKALVTILVVIGAFMATWGPYLGVITSEALCGEHCVSPSLETWATWLSFTSAVCHPLIYGLWNKTVRKELLGLCFGDRYYREPFVQRQRTSRLFSISNRITDLGLSPHLTALMAGGQPLGNSSSTGDTGFSCSQDSGTDVMLLEDCVSEDQPPAHCSCPPKRRSSVTFEDEVEQIKGSSSLESSASQPTDQAAARRGGPGPPDSTQAHVSSDRLHPPQKAARNPVLHVKADVHKSLDSYADSLAKAIEAEAKVNLFGEEALPGVLLVARTVPGAGFGGRQGSRVPVSQRHQLQSIEEGNILTSKQK
- the GPR161 gene encoding G-protein coupled receptor 161 isoform X2; this encodes MSLNSSLGHRKELSNLTEAVAAGGGGIVVAEFIAIVAITIFVCLGNLVVVVTLYKKSYLLTLSNKFVFSLTLSNFLLSLLVLPFVVTSSVRRRWVFGVVWCNFSALLYLLISSASMLTLGVIAIDRYYAVLYPMVYPTKITGNRAVLALVYIWLHSLVGCLPPLFGWSSVEFDEFKWMCVAAWHREPGYTAFWQIWCALFPFLVMLVCYGFIFRVARVKARKVHCGAVVVAEGDAQRPGRKNSSTSTSSSGSRRTALQGVVYSANQCKALVTILVVIGAFMATWGPYLGVITSEALCGEHCVSPSLETWATWLSFTSAVCHPLIYGLWNKTVRKELLGLCFGDRYYREPFVQRQRTSRLFSISNRITDLGLSPHLTALMAGGQPLGNSSSTGDTGFSCSQDSGTDVMLLEDCVSEDQPPAHCSCPPKRRSSVTFEDEVEQIKEAARNPVLHVKADVHKSLDSYADSLAKAIEAEAKVNLFGEEALPGVLLVARTVPGAGFGGRQGSRVPVSQRHQLQSIEEGNILTSKQK